In one Pseudomonas purpurea genomic region, the following are encoded:
- a CDS encoding sugar ABC transporter substrate-binding protein translates to MKLPFAGRLLAVAMLATASAALPLSSAFADTPEKPKVALVMKSLANEFFLTMEDGAKAYQKEHTADFDLVSNGIKDETDTANQIRIVEQMIVSKVNALVIAPADSKAMVPVIKKAVDAGITVINIDNQLDPTVLKSKNISVPFVGPDNRKGARLVGEYLAKQLKAGDEVGIIEGVSTTTNAQQRTAGFKDAMEAAQIKVVSLQSGDWEIDAGNRVAAAMLSEYPNLKALLAGNDSMAVGAVSAVRAAGKAGKVQVVGYDNINAIKPMLKDGRVLATADQFAAKQAVFGIETALKILKGEKVDSGTNGVIETPVELVTQ, encoded by the coding sequence ATGAAGCTGCCATTCGCTGGACGTCTTCTCGCTGTCGCTATGCTGGCTACCGCATCCGCCGCGCTGCCTCTCTCTTCGGCTTTCGCCGACACCCCGGAAAAACCTAAAGTCGCCCTGGTCATGAAATCCCTGGCCAATGAATTCTTCCTGACCATGGAAGATGGCGCCAAGGCTTATCAGAAAGAACACACCGCCGATTTCGACCTGGTGTCCAACGGCATCAAGGACGAAACCGACACCGCGAACCAGATTCGTATTGTCGAGCAGATGATCGTCTCCAAGGTCAATGCGCTGGTGATTGCACCGGCTGATTCGAAAGCCATGGTGCCGGTGATCAAGAAAGCCGTCGACGCGGGCATCACGGTCATCAACATCGACAATCAGCTAGACCCGACCGTCCTCAAAAGCAAGAACATCAGCGTGCCTTTCGTTGGTCCGGACAACCGCAAAGGTGCCCGACTGGTCGGCGAATACCTGGCCAAGCAACTGAAGGCCGGTGATGAAGTCGGCATCATCGAAGGCGTTTCCACCACCACCAATGCCCAGCAGCGTACCGCCGGGTTCAAGGATGCGATGGAGGCCGCGCAGATCAAAGTGGTGTCCCTGCAATCGGGTGATTGGGAAATCGACGCCGGCAACCGCGTTGCCGCGGCAATGTTGAGCGAGTACCCGAACCTCAAGGCCTTGCTGGCTGGCAATGACAGCATGGCGGTCGGCGCGGTGTCTGCCGTTCGCGCGGCAGGCAAGGCTGGCAAGGTTCAAGTGGTCGGTTATGACAACATCAATGCCATCAAGCCGATGCTCAAGGACGGTCGTGTTCTGGCGACCGCAGACCAGTTCGCCGCCAAGCAGGCGGTGTTCGGCATCGAAACCGCGCTGAAAATCCTCAAAGGCGAGAAAGTCGACAGCGGCACCAACGGCGTGATCGAAACGCCGGTTGAGCTGGTGACCCAGTAG